The genome window TGTCACTCCCGGCATGAGAGTGCCAGTCGCATTATTGGCACTCGACGGGTGCGAGTGCAAACCCCGCCCGCTGCGGAGGGCTCCTGCGCCGTCCCGGTGGCAGTCGTTCCGTGACCTGCTCGTGACGTTTCGCCGGGCCGGGGCGGGGGTACGCCACCTGCAGCGGACGACCCCCCGCTCACCCCACGGAAGGAACCGACATGCCTCTCTGGCTGATCCTCATCGTCGTCGGAGTGATCCTCGCCATCGTCGGGTTCTCCGGCGTGGCCGAGTTCCTCATCTGGATCGGCGTGATCGTCCTCGTCATCGGCCTGGTGGGCATCCTCCTGGGCCGAGGCCGGTCCTCACGCGTCTGACCCCGCAGTCGCTCCAGCGCAGCACCCGCAGCACCCCAGCACCCGCAGCACCGAAGATCCGTCCGCCCACCTCGCACCCGGAGCTCCTCTCGTCATGATGATCCTGCTCGCACTCCTCGTCGTCCCCCTCGCCGCGCTCGGTCTCGTGCTCGGCATGGACCGCGTCGAGGACCAGCTGCTCAAGCAGCCGGCCCGGCACCGCTCCCCCGTCCGCCGGAGCGTCGACGCGCGTCCGGCCACCGTCCGCGTGCCCGCCGTGCGCGAGGGCGCCGCTGCCCCGGCCACCCAGCAGGTCGCCGCGTGAGCCGGGTCGCGTTCCTCGTCGCCCACGAGGGCATCGAGCAGGTCGAGCTGACGCAGCCGTGGCAGGCGGTGCGCGACGCCGGCCACGAGCCGGTGCTCCTGAGCACCACCGACGGCGAGGTGCAGGCGTTCGACCACCTCGACAAGGCCGACACGTTCCCGGTGGACCAGCAGGTGTCGCAGGCCGACGTCGGCGACTTCGCCGCCGTCGTCCTGCCGGGCGGTGTGGCCAACCCGGACGCGCTGCGCACCGACGAGGACGCCGTCCGGTTCGTGCGCGCCGCCATGGAGGCAGGCACCCCCGTCGCCGCCATCTGCCACGCCCCGTGGACCCTGGTGGAGACCCAGCAGCTCGTCGGGCGGCGCCTCACGTCGTGGCCGAGCCTGCGCACCGACATCACGAACGCGGGAGGCGACTGGGTCGACTCCGAGCTCGTCGTCGACCGCGCGGGCGCCGGACCGCTCGTCACCAGCCGCAACCCCGACGACCTGCCGGTGTTCTGCGAGGCGCTCGTGGAGCTGCTCGACGGCTCGCTCGAGGACGCCCTGGAGGACAGCGGCTCCGTCGTCGAGGGCACCGAGGCGCTCTCCAAGGACCCCGCCTCCTGAGCGGACCCACCCCGTAGCACGACGAGGGGCGCCACCCGACACGGGTGGCGCCCCTCGCGTTCGTGCGGAGAGCGGCGGCCGGCGTCACGCCGGCCCACGCCTCAGAGGGGGCGGACGGACTCCGCCTGCGGGCCCTTCTGGCCCTGGCCCACCTCGAACTCCACGCGCTGGCCCTCGTCGAGGGACTTGTAGCCCTGCGCCTGGATCGCCGACCAGTGGACGAAGACGTCAGCCCCGCCACCGTCGACCGTGATGAAGCCGAAGCCCTTCTCGGCGTTGAACCACTTGACCGTGCCCTGTGCCATGGTGCTCCTGTTGCTGATGGTGCCGCTGCGCGGCCCCGGGAGTTCCCCGGGTCGTCGGCGACCCGGGACCGGGACGCCGGGTCTCACGCGAACGGTCTTCAGCCCCTGAAGCGGTGCCTCATCCCTCGAGCCCCGTGCGGGCCGTCGTGCTCAACCGCGGCCAGCGTAGTGCCTGGCAGGGCAGGAGGGGCAACGATGGAGCCGTGCCCCGCCCGCATGCCGGACAGCCCGACGCCGTCGCCGACGCGACCGTGCTCCGGCGGCGCCGCGCCAACGCCCGCTCCGGCGCGACCTCGCTCGGCGCGTGGGCCGCACGGCGCCGCGGCCTCGCGCTGCGGCCGGGACCGCACGGCCTGCTCGTCGCGCTGCACCACCCGAGGGCGTTCCCGCTGACCCGGGCGGCCGCGATGTGCCTGGGCGACGTCGTGCTCGTCCGACGCGTCGAGGGCGTCGAGGACGTCGCCGACCTGCTCGCGCGCCGGCCCACACTGCTGGACCACGAGGCCCGGCACGCGGGGCAGTGGGCCGCGTGGCGCGGGCCGCTCGGCTTCCTGCCCGCCTACGCCGCCGCGTCGTTGTGGTCGCTGCTGCGCCACGGCGACGTGCACTCGGGCAACGGCTTCGAGGTCGCGGCCGGGCTCGCGGACGGCGGCTACCAGTGGCGGCCGCCGCGGCGCCTGCTCAGCCGGCGAGGTCGGCGAAGTCAGTCCCCAGGACGACCGTGACGACCTCGACGTCGGAGGACAGCTCGACGACGCCGACACCCAGGTCGTCGGCGAGCGCCTCCGCGGTCGCGGCGAGGTCCGGGGCGGGGTAGAGCACGGTGGTCGGCACCTCGCCGGCCCGGTAGTTGCCCACGTCGCCGATGGTCCAGCCGACGGTCTCGAGGTCGCCCGCGGCGCCGGCGGCCAGCCCGGTCGTCTGCGTGGAGTTGAGGACGTCGACGCCGACGGTGCGGTCGACCTCCGCCGCACCCGCCTCCGACGCGGCGTCCGTGGCCCCGGTCGACGTCGGCGCCTCGCCCGACGACGCGCCGGAGCCGGCGTCCGTCGGTTCGCCCGTCGGCACGGCGGAGGCTCCCGCGGACGGCTCGGCGGCGTCCGTCGGCGCGGCGGCCGGAGCGGTCGCCTCCGCGGACGTGCTCGCCGACCCCGAGGGCGACGCCAGCCCGTCGCCGAGGCGCTCGCCGGCCCCGAGCACGTCGAAGGTGAGCAGCGCCCACAGCAGGACGCCGGAGAAGACGGCGACGGCCGCGAGCGAGGCGAGGACGGTGAGCAGGGGGTGCCGGCGCGCGCGGTGCGCGCCCGAGCGGTGGTGCTGGGGCACGGCGAGGTCGTCCATCGCTGCGGAGGCTACCGGGCGGCGGCCGTGGCGCCGCGCGACCTCAGGGCTCGATGCCGAGCCGGCGCGCCGTGCGGGTGCGGCGGCGCTGCGCGCGCGCCCGCCGCAGCCGCTTGACGAGCATCGGGTCGTGCCGGAGCGCGGCCTCGCGGTCGAGCAGCGCGTTGAGGACCTGGTAGTAGCGGGTGGGCCCCACGCCGAAGCGCTCCCGGACGGCCTGCTCCTTGGACCCGGGCTGCGTCCACCACTGCCGCTCGAAGGCGAGCACGTCGACCTCGCGGGCGCTCAGCCCGGGCGGGACCCCCGTCGCGCCCGCGGTGTCCGGGAGCCGGTCGTGGCCCTCGTCGGCGCCCACCTCGGCGTCGACCGCCCCGAGCTCGAGGGCGAGGACCTCCACGTCGGGCGCCGGCGCCGCGGCACGGCGCGGGTCGTTCGACGGGGCGGCCACGCGGCGAGCGTAGCAACCGAGTTACACGGCTGTGGTTCGCGCGCGCCGCAGCGCCCGCCCGAGCCGGCGGGCGGCGGCGACGTCCACGACCAGCAGGGCGGCGCCCTGCACGACGACAGCGGCGCCGTCCCCCGTCACGTCGGACCCGCGGAGCCGGCGCCGCCGCAGCAGGGCCAGACCGGCCGCGACGTAGCCGACGTCGAGGCCGGCGTTCACCAGCAGCACCCGGCGCAGCCGTTCCGCGTCCCGCCGCTCGCCCGCGGGGCTGCGGTCCCCGCGCGCGCGGCGGGCGTCGCGCGCGGCGAGCAGGGCCACGACGACGTCGACGGCGCCCCACGCCGCGCTCTGCCGTGCCGCGCCGCGCAGCGCGCCGCCGCCTCGGCCGAGCCGGTCGAGCACGGCGAGCCCGGCACCGGCCACCACCGAGGCGCCGCCCCACGCGCCGAGCGCGACCGCGAGCCCGCGGCGCAGCCGCGCGAGCGCCTCGCCCACCCCCGCGCTCCCTGCCGTCCGGGCGCGGCGCTCGGGGGTCTCGCGGTGGTCGGGCACCCGGCCATGCTGCGGGCGCCGGGGGTGTGGCGCACGCCGGGCCGCCGACGGCGGCGTCCGGCAGGATGCGCGGGTGCCGACGGGACCCCTGCGCGACCTCGTCCACCCCTCGTGGCTCGACGCGCTCGTGCCCCACGAGGAGACCCTCGACCGGCTCGGGCGCTTCCTCGACGCGGAGGAGGCGGCCGGCCGCGGCTACCTGCCGGCCGCCCCGCGCGTGCTGCGCGCCCTCGAGGCGCCGCTGGACTCCGTGCGGGTCCTCGTCGTCGGGCAGGACCCGTACCCGACTCCGGGCCACGCCGTCGGGCTGTCGTTCTCGGTAGCCCCGGACGTGCGCCCGGTGCCCCGCAGCCTGGCCAACGTCTTCCGTGAGCGGCACAGCGACCTGGGCCTCCCGCCGCCGGCCTCCGGCGACCTGACGCCGTGGGCCGAGCAGGGCGTGCTGCTGCTGAACCGCGTCCTCACGGTGTCCCCCGGAGCGCCGGGCTCGCACCGCGGCCGCGGCTGGGAGCGGGTGACGGAGGCGGCCATCCGCGCCCTCGCCGCGCGCGGCGGACCGCTCGTCGCGGTCCTGTGGGGCAGCGACGCCCGCGTGCTCGCCCCGCTGCTGCCGGGGACGCCGCTGGTCGAGAGCGCCCACCCGAGCCCGATGTCCGCCGCGCGGGGCTTCCTCGGCTCCCGCCCGTTCAGCCGCGTCGACGAGGCGCTGCGCGCCCAGGGGGCCGAGCCGGTCGACTGGCGGCTGCCCGGCGACTCCTGAGGCCGCACCGGCCCGCGGCACCCGCGGCACCCGCGGCACGGCCCGGTCGCGGGGCGCCACCCGTCACGGCCACAGCAGCGCGACGGTGACGACGACCCCGGTGCCGGCCACCCCCGCCGCCACACCGGCCAGCACGCCCAGCGCGGGCACGAGCAGCCTCGACCGGTCGCCGGAGCGCACCGCGCCGGCGAGCTCGAGCGCGAGCGAGGACCACGTCGACAGCCCGCCGCACACCCCGAGCGCGAGGGCCGCGGCCAGGCCCGCCACGTCCGCGCCGCCCACGGCGAGCGGCTCCGCCCGCCCCGAGGCGACGAGCCACGACAGCACGACGGCGGCCGCGAACGACGCCGGCACGTTGACCCACGCGGTCCCGGCACGCCGGACGGGCGGGGAGGCGGCGGACACGCGCGCGAGGACCGCGGCCCGCAGCGCGGCGCCGGCCCCCGCGCCGAGCACGAGGCACACCGTCTGGGCGAGCACGGCGGCGCCGGCCGCGCTCACCGGCGCCCGCCCAGGGCGAGGCCCGCGAGGCACGCCGCGACCGTCGCGACGGGGACCGTCACGAGCAGCGCGAGCGCGAGGACGGGTGCGGGCTCGGCGAGCCGCAGCACGTCGAGCACCCAGCCGGAGAACGAGGTGAACCCGCCGAGCACGCCGACGGTCACCCACGGCCGGCCCCAGCGGCCGCCGCGCGCGGTGGCCCAGCCGACGAGCAGGCTGCCCAGCACGTTGACCGCGACGAGCGCCGCCCAGTGCGGCAGGCCGGGCTGCACGGAGGACGCCACCTCCGTCGCCACGCGCGCGAGGCCGCCGAGCGCTCCGCCCGCCGCGGTCGCGACCAGCGCGGGCGGCCCGGGCGGCCCCGACGGCGCCGGTCGAGCAGCCGGCGGCGTCAGCCCCACGGGTCCGCGGCCCGGCCCACCAGCCGGGTCGCGTCGAAGTCGTACACGCGCCGCCCCTGCACGTAGGTGGTGAGGGCGCGGCTCATGACGTCGAGCGGGTCGCCGTCCCACACGACCACGTCGCCGTCCAGGCCGGGGCGCAGGGCGCCGACCCGGTCGTCCAGGCCCATGAACCGCGCCGGGTTGACCGTGATGGCCCGGAGCGCGAGGTCGCGGTCCAGGCCCTCCTTGACCGCGAACGTCGCCTGGTGGACGAGGAACGCGATGGGCACGACGGGGTGGTCGGTGGTGAGCGCCACCTCGACGCCCGCGGCGGCCAGCAGGGCGGGCGTGCGCAGCGTGCGGTGGCGCAGCTCGACCTTGCCGCGGGAGCCGAGCGTCGGGCCGACCACGCACGGCACGCCGGCCGCGGCGAGCTCCTCGGCGAGCAGGTGGCCCTCGGTCGCGTGGTTGAGGACGAGGCGGTAGCCGAGCTCGCGCGCGAGCCGGACGGCCGTCGCGATGTCGTCGCGGCGGTGCGCGTGCTGCGACCACGGGACCTCGCCGTCCAGCGCGAGCAGCAGCGTCTCGCTCGTGGGGTCCGGCGGCGGCCCGATCTCGCCCTTCTCCTGCGCCTGCAGCTGCTGCAGGCGGTGGTAGCGCGCCGTCGCGACCGCGTCGCGCAGCACGGCCGCCACACCCATGCGGGTGGTGGGCAGCCGCCCGCGGTCGCCGTGCACCCGCTTGGGGTTCTCCCCCAGCGCGCTCTTGATGCTCGCCGGCTCCTTGAGGCACATCTCGTCCGCGGTGCGGCCCCACGTCTTGAGCGCGGCCGTCCGGCCGCCGACGACGTTGGCGGAGCCGGGCTTGACGACGACGGTCGTCACGCCGCCGCCGAGCGCGTCGACGAAGGCGACGTCGGCGGGGTTGACGGCGTCGAGCGCGCGCAGCCGCGCCGTGTTGGCCTCGGTCGTCTCGTTGTGGTCGCGCCCGGGCCAGTCCTCGCCGTCCTCGAGCACCCCCAGGTGGCCGTGGGCCTCGACGAACCCGGGCAGCACCCAGCGGCCGGCCGCGTCGTGCACGGGGACGCCGTCCGGCACGGGGACGTCGTCGACGCGCCCGACCGCGACGACCCGCCCGTCGCGGACCAGGACGGTGCCCCGCTCGAGCACCTCGCCGTCGACGGGGACGACCCGCCCGCCGACGACCGCGACGTCGCGGCCGGGTCCGACCGGCGGACCGGTGAAGCCCTCGGTGGCCATCTCAGCCCTCCGTCCCGCTCGTCCCGTCGGTCGCCCCGCCGGCGGCGTCGACCGCGGCGTCGACCGCGTCGCGCAGCTCCGGCAGCGACGGGTAGCCGCCCTGCGCGCCGGTCACGACCTCGCCGGCCACGACGACGGTGGGCGTCGCGAGGCGGCCGAGCTCCTCGGCGGCCTGCTCCGTCGTCGCCTCCGCCCACGGCAGGTAGCGGCCCTCCTCGACGCACGCGGCGACGTCGACGCCCTCCTCGGCGGCGACCTCGACGAGGCGCTCGTCGGGCAGGCCGCTGCCGCCCTCGGCCGGCTGCTCGGCGAACAGGCGGGCCCCCCACCGCTCGAGGGCGTCCGGGTCGGCCTCGCCCACGCACGCGGCCGCGGCGGCGGCGCGGGTGGAGTACCCGTCGCCCACGCGGTCGAGGATGCTGACGGGGCGCCGGACGAGGGAGACCTCGTCGCCGGCCGCGAGCCCCGCGAGGTACTCCCCGGCCTCGGCCTCGAAGGCCCGGCACGCCGGGCACTGGTAGTCCTCGAACACGACGACGCGGACGTCGCCCGCCTCGCCGACGAGGAACCCGCCGCTCAGCGGCTCCTCCGGGTCGGTGGGCGTCGTGCCCGCCGGCAGGACGAGGTCCGGGCCGCCGGCGGAGTCGCCGCCGCCGCCGTCGCGGGCGGAGAGCCACACCGCGAGGCCGACGCCGACGGCGAGGAGCACGACGAGCCCGACCGCGACGGTCGTGAGCAGCCGCGCCCGGCGCGCGTCGGCCGCGTTCTGGCGGCGGATCGCCTCCAGGCGGGCCTCGCGCTGCTCGGGGCGCAGGTTGCGGGCCATGTCAGGCCGGCACCTCCCGGCGGTCCTCGCCCCACATGACGTGGAAGCGGCCCTCGCCGTCCACGCGCCGGTAGGTGTGCGCGCCGAACAGGTCGCGCTGACCCTGCACGAGCGCGGCGGGCAGCCGC of Aquipuribacter sp. SD81 contains these proteins:
- a CDS encoding FluC/FEX family fluoride channel; translation: MGLTPPAARPAPSGPPGPPALVATAAGGALGGLARVATEVASSVQPGLPHWAALVAVNVLGSLLVGWATARGGRWGRPWVTVGVLGGFTSFSGWVLDVLRLAEPAPVLALALLVTVPVATVAACLAGLALGGRR
- a CDS encoding DUF6992 family protein, translating into MPDHRETPERRARTAGSAGVGEALARLRRGLAVALGAWGGASVVAGAGLAVLDRLGRGGGALRGAARQSAAWGAVDVVVALLAARDARRARGDRSPAGERRDAERLRRVLLVNAGLDVGYVAAGLALLRRRRLRGSDVTGDGAAVVVQGAALLVVDVAAARRLGRALRRARTTAV
- a CDS encoding amidohydrolase: MATEGFTGPPVGPGRDVAVVGGRVVPVDGEVLERGTVLVRDGRVVAVGRVDDVPVPDGVPVHDAAGRWVLPGFVEAHGHLGVLEDGEDWPGRDHNETTEANTARLRALDAVNPADVAFVDALGGGVTTVVVKPGSANVVGGRTAALKTWGRTADEMCLKEPASIKSALGENPKRVHGDRGRLPTTRMGVAAVLRDAVATARYHRLQQLQAQEKGEIGPPPDPTSETLLLALDGEVPWSQHAHRRDDIATAVRLARELGYRLVLNHATEGHLLAEELAAAGVPCVVGPTLGSRGKVELRHRTLRTPALLAAAGVEVALTTDHPVVPIAFLVHQATFAVKEGLDRDLALRAITVNPARFMGLDDRVGALRPGLDGDVVVWDGDPLDVMSRALTTYVQGRRVYDFDATRLVGRAADPWG
- a CDS encoding uracil-DNA glycosylase yields the protein MPTGPLRDLVHPSWLDALVPHEETLDRLGRFLDAEEAAGRGYLPAAPRVLRALEAPLDSVRVLVVGQDPYPTPGHAVGLSFSVAPDVRPVPRSLANVFRERHSDLGLPPPASGDLTPWAEQGVLLLNRVLTVSPGAPGSHRGRGWERVTEAAIRALAARGGPLVAVLWGSDARVLAPLLPGTPLVESAHPSPMSAARGFLGSRPFSRVDEALRAQGAEPVDWRLPGDS
- a CDS encoding cold-shock protein, with product MAQGTVKWFNAEKGFGFITVDGGGADVFVHWSAIQAQGYKSLDEGQRVEFEVGQGQKGPQAESVRPL
- a CDS encoding type 1 glutamine amidotransferase domain-containing protein; protein product: MSRVAFLVAHEGIEQVELTQPWQAVRDAGHEPVLLSTTDGEVQAFDHLDKADTFPVDQQVSQADVGDFAAVVLPGGVANPDALRTDEDAVRFVRAAMEAGTPVAAICHAPWTLVETQQLVGRRLTSWPSLRTDITNAGGDWVDSELVVDRAGAGPLVTSRNPDDLPVFCEALVELLDGSLEDALEDSGSVVEGTEALSKDPAS
- a CDS encoding DsbA family protein; amino-acid sequence: MARNLRPEQREARLEAIRRQNAADARRARLLTTVAVGLVVLLAVGVGLAVWLSARDGGGGDSAGGPDLVLPAGTTPTDPEEPLSGGFLVGEAGDVRVVVFEDYQCPACRAFEAEAGEYLAGLAAGDEVSLVRRPVSILDRVGDGYSTRAAAAAACVGEADPDALERWGARLFAEQPAEGGSGLPDERLVEVAAEEGVDVAACVEEGRYLPWAEATTEQAAEELGRLATPTVVVAGEVVTGAQGGYPSLPELRDAVDAAVDAAGGATDGTSGTEG
- a CDS encoding LytR C-terminal domain-containing protein; the encoded protein is MDDLAVPQHHRSGAHRARRHPLLTVLASLAAVAVFSGVLLWALLTFDVLGAGERLGDGLASPSGSASTSAEATAPAAAPTDAAEPSAGASAVPTGEPTDAGSGASSGEAPTSTGATDAASEAGAAEVDRTVGVDVLNSTQTTGLAAGAAGDLETVGWTIGDVGNYRAGEVPTTVLYPAPDLAATAEALADDLGVGVVELSSDVEVVTVVLGTDFADLAG
- a CDS encoding CrcB family protein: MSAAGAAVLAQTVCLVLGAGAGAALRAAVLARVSAASPPVRRAGTAWVNVPASFAAAVVLSWLVASGRAEPLAVGGADVAGLAAALALGVCGGLSTWSSLALELAGAVRSGDRSRLLVPALGVLAGVAAGVAGTGVVVTVALLWP
- a CDS encoding DUF3263 domain-containing protein, producing the protein MSAREVDVLAFERQWWTQPGSKEQAVRERFGVGPTRYYQVLNALLDREAALRHDPMLVKRLRRARAQRRRTRTARRLGIEP